GGGAAGGGCATCCCATCCAGCCCACTGAAGCGGGCGGGCGTGAACAGGCGCAGTGAGTCCCAGCGCGTGCGCCACGCGTGGCCGATGCGGTCGTTCGCGTCCAGGATCAGGAAAGGAAGCCCACGTCGCTTGAGGTGATAGCCCACGGAAAGGCCCGCCTGTCCACCGCCGATCACGATCGTCTCGACGTGCTCCGCACCCGTCAACATGGGTCGCCTTCGTTGCGAGGGGCCAACTTCGATCATTCCCCACGAACGTAGGGTTCCGGCCGACCTCGGGAATCGGGCGAACTGCCCAAATTCCGTGCGCAACGACTGGGTAATTCTATGCAGGCGGGTGGATCAGGTCGTGCTCGTAAGCGTAGGCAGTGGCCGCGGCACGCGTCGAGAGGCTCAGCTTGGAAAAGATGTTACTTACGTGGCGCGCGACCGTCTTCTCGCTGATGAAGAGCTCGCCCGCGATGGAACGGTTGGTCTTGCCGGTCGCGACCAGCGCCAGGACCTCCAGCTCACGGGGTGTCAGCCCGTGAGCGCGACCTTGTTCGCCGCCGTCGTCCAGTCGGGATAGGTCGGCTCGAGCGCCGAGGCTCGTGTAGAGCGTGCGGGCAGCGTCGAGCTCGAGCGACGCCGCGTCCTGATCGTTCAGCGCGCCACAAGCCAACCCAAGGAGTTCCATCGCCCTCGCGGCATGGTAGGGCGCCTCCAGGGCCCGCCATCCCTGACAGGCCGCTCGCAGGGCGACACATGCGGCCGCGGCATCGCCGCCGGCGAACTTGACGGCGCCGCGAGCGTGGGCGGCGGCGGCCTCCAGGTAGTCGGTCCCGACGGATCGCGCCAGCGTTTCCAGCTCTTCCGAGGCGCGCGCCGCTTCGTCCGTATCGCCGACGGCCAACAGAATCTCAACGTGCGCTGGCAGCAACCGAGCGCGCGCCAGTGGGTCGGTCTTCTCGGCGAGAGCGCGGCGCGTGGCGGCGGCGGCACCCTGCTGGTCGCCCTGGGCCAGGCGCAGCAGCGCGAGGCCCGGCTGGGGCTCGCGTCCCAGCCGGCTCGCGCCCCGATAGGCCTCCTCGGCGGCTGCGAGCTCGCCCATCAGACGATGCGCCTCCCCCTCCTGGTAGAGGGACGCTGCGGTCACGCCGGGCAGGATGCCGTGAACGGCACCGTCGCGCGCGTGCCGTGCCTCGTCTATCGAGTCCCGCCAGGCTCCGTGCAGCTGCATGACCTCCGCACGGTGGACCCGGCACTGGTCCGTATACGCCACGAGGTCAGGCTGACGCTCACACCAGCTCCGCAGCGCCTCGGTCCACTGGTGCGCCCGACCGAGCGCGCAGACGTCTCCGCAAGCGGAAATCACGCTGCAATAGATGAGGCCTGTAACCATGGGAGAGAGCTCGTCGGAGACGACGGCGACCATGGCCTCGTCCAGGAGCCGGAGTCCCTCCGGGACGCGGAGCTGGCGCAGCAGCGCACGGCCCTGGAGGTGGAGGGCCAGCGCGAGCAGATCGCGGTCGCCGAACCGACTCGCACGTTGAACGGCCTCGCCACCGGAGTCGTGTGCGGCGTCGGGGTTTCGCTCGGAGAAGTGCCGGTATCCCGCCGCAAGCAGTAAGTACCCGCGCTCCACGGACTCCCCTCCCTGCTCCTCGACGAGCCGACCTGCGCGGCCGAGCCAGCCCGAAGCAGGCCCCGTCTCGCCGCGCTCGGCCAGGTGCATCCCGATCCAGAACGCTGCCCGGGCCGCGGCCAGGGGCTTCCCATTCGCGAGATACGAGTGATGCGCGCGCTCAAGTGCGGTCCGGAAGCCCTCTTCGCGGCCGACTAGGTACGCGC
The Gemmatimonadota bacterium DNA segment above includes these coding regions:
- a CDS encoding LuxR C-terminal-related transcriptional regulator; the protein is MGEDLDRLAMCAYLVGREEGFRTALERAHHSYLANGKPLAAARAAFWIGMHLAERGETGPASGWLGRAGRLVEEQGGESVERGYLLLAAGYRHFSERNPDAAHDSGGEAVQRASRFGDRDLLALALHLQGRALLRQLRVPEGLRLLDEAMVAVVSDELSPMVTGLIYCSVISACGDVCALGRAHQWTEALRSWCERQPDLVAYTDQCRVHRAEVMQLHGAWRDSIDEARHARDGAVHGILPGVTAASLYQEGEAHRLMGELAAAEEAYRGASRLGREPQPGLALLRLAQGDQQGAAAATRRALAEKTDPLARARLLPAHVEILLAVGDTDEAARASEELETLARSVGTDYLEAAAAHARGAVKFAGGDAAAACVALRAACQGWRALEAPYHAARAMELLGLACGALNDQDAASLELDAARTLYTSLGARADLSRLDDGGEQGRAHGLTPRELEVLALVATGKTNRSIAGELFISEKTVARHVSNIFSKLSLSTRAAATAYAYEHDLIHPPA